A single genomic interval of Spirosoma linguale DSM 74 harbors:
- a CDS encoding GCN5-related N-acetyltransferase (PFAM: GCN5-related N-acetyltransferase~KEGG: scl:sce1138 acetyltransferase) produces the protein MTLTTTLITFPLSVGQLRPWREGDEDSLVYHASNRRIWNNVRDFFPYPYTPRDAHAWVRSNKSYQQPNNFAIEVDGQAVGNIGFTVKDDIYRYNAEVGYWLSESYWGRGIMTEALPIMTSYIFQNFQVNRIFACVLEGNTGSMRVLESAGYQHEAIHRKAAVKNNKYLDEHIFSMLREEHKDLMR, from the coding sequence TTGACCTTGACTACAACGTTGATTACGTTTCCGCTTTCTGTTGGCCAATTGCGCCCCTGGCGCGAAGGCGATGAGGATTCGTTGGTTTACCACGCCAGTAACCGCCGTATCTGGAACAATGTCCGTGACTTTTTCCCCTATCCCTACACACCGAGGGATGCGCACGCCTGGGTGCGTTCCAATAAATCATACCAGCAACCCAATAATTTTGCTATTGAGGTTGATGGTCAGGCCGTTGGGAATATTGGGTTCACCGTAAAGGATGACATTTACCGGTATAACGCCGAGGTTGGCTACTGGCTCAGCGAATCGTACTGGGGCAGAGGTATCATGACCGAAGCCTTGCCGATCATGACCAGTTATATCTTCCAGAACTTTCAGGTGAACCGCATTTTTGCCTGCGTGCTGGAGGGTAATACCGGGTCGATGCGGGTGCTCGAATCGGCCGGGTATCAGCACGAGGCTATTCACCGAAAAGCGGCTGTTAAAAATAACAAGTATCTGGACGAGCATATTTTTTCCATGCTTCGGGAAGAGCACAAGGACCTAATGCGTTAA
- a CDS encoding FAD dependent oxidoreductase (PFAM: FAD dependent oxidoreductase~KEGG: aeh:Mlg_1501 FAD dependent oxidoreductase), with the protein MTIDYLIVGQGVAGSVLAWTLDQRGCSVLLANDPALPSASAVAAGLVNPLTGRKLVRTWKADELFPFLHEFYTTIEQKLGVRFFHPKNIYRPFRSLAEQTDYLALTDAPEVSQYVSKSTDNQIYSSFVENPFGGLEVTQAGWLDLTEFVRIIKGYFISKNQYFELSVHANDLTISDEHVEWQGVKIKKVIFCDGVQARENPLFDWLPYNPVKGQILTALVDNYPIKNIVNQGVFILPVRSGLIRIGATYSWHDLDWEITEDGRAFLESKVAAVLKVPYQVVAQHAGIRPSTKDRRPFIGLHPDRPAVGIFGGMGTKGVSLAPYLAEEFARYLLDGEDLASEANISRCISLYHGS; encoded by the coding sequence ATGACTATAGACTACTTGATTGTAGGGCAGGGGGTAGCCGGGTCTGTACTAGCCTGGACACTGGACCAGCGCGGTTGCTCCGTGCTGTTGGCTAACGATCCTGCACTCCCATCGGCATCGGCAGTAGCGGCCGGGCTGGTTAACCCATTAACAGGTCGCAAACTGGTTCGTACCTGGAAAGCCGATGAGTTATTCCCCTTTCTGCACGAGTTCTACACCACTATTGAGCAGAAACTCGGTGTCCGGTTCTTTCACCCCAAAAATATCTACCGACCATTCCGCTCTCTGGCCGAACAAACCGATTACCTGGCGCTAACAGATGCCCCGGAGGTCAGTCAATATGTTTCTAAATCGACTGATAATCAAATATATAGTTCATTTGTCGAGAACCCGTTTGGTGGTTTGGAGGTAACGCAGGCCGGGTGGCTGGATTTAACTGAGTTTGTTCGGATTATTAAAGGGTATTTTATTAGTAAAAATCAATACTTTGAATTGTCTGTTCATGCCAACGATTTGACTATCAGTGATGAACATGTGGAGTGGCAGGGCGTTAAGATTAAGAAAGTGATATTCTGCGATGGCGTTCAGGCGCGCGAGAATCCTTTATTTGACTGGCTTCCTTACAATCCTGTGAAAGGACAGATTCTGACGGCCTTGGTCGATAATTATCCTATTAAGAATATAGTTAATCAAGGCGTATTTATTCTGCCAGTTCGAAGCGGCCTGATTCGAATTGGAGCAACCTACAGCTGGCACGATCTGGATTGGGAAATAACCGAAGATGGTCGTGCGTTTTTAGAGTCGAAGGTAGCTGCGGTGTTGAAAGTGCCTTATCAGGTTGTGGCTCAACATGCGGGCATTCGGCCATCAACCAAAGATCGGCGACCGTTTATCGGGTTGCATCCGGACAGGCCAGCGGTGGGTATATTTGGAGGAATGGGCACGAAAGGCGTGTCACTGGCCCCTTATTTGGCCGAAGAATTTGCCCGCTACTTATTAGATGGTGAAGATTTGGCCTCGGAAGCGAATATTAGCCGGTGCATTTCGTTATATCATGGCAGTTAA
- a CDS encoding TonB-dependent receptor plug (PFAM: TonB-dependent receptor plug~KEGG: afw:Anae109_0870 TonB family protein): MKLIYFLTVYLLLVLTAAAQINLSGRITDAKGHPLPGANVFLRGTYDGANTDSAGTFRFTTSRKDTATLLVSYIGYESYAKKIHTNTTAPFIIQLTEAANELNTVVITAGSFEASDEKRMTMLKPMDIVTTAGANADITAAMNLLPGTQRVGEQTGLFVRGGSGEEAKVVIDGMIVQNPYFSSMPDVQSRGRFQPFMFKGTSFSTGGYSAQYGQALSSVLLLNTTDKTQNEGVSLSLNLANAGISYDHATDKSSISATGSYGNLKPLFALVHQNIDWTHVPEFGGSSLTYRLQPSKTGMLKFYGMYSDSKLGMNFVDPSSETGKTALQQHNRNFFTTSTYTDSWADGRWLLNTGLSYSYDADATTYSGVDFGRSSERWQGRAVLTRLLPANNSLLFGAEAHAITLKNTVQGINYALHDNYGAIFIESQTYLGRKLAIQLGLRGEYSSVLSRANLAPRLSMAYKTGLYSQVSLAYGQFYQTPDYRYLYLNKSLDFERADHLILNYQIIKNKRTFRAEAFYKNYAQLVREFTGQPGMPPQYDANPYRFPWGRTNNGGNGYAQGFDVFWRDQKTVKGLDYWISYSYVDTKRLFKQFFVAATPTFISNHTVSVITKRYFEKISTNLAMTYTISSGRPYYNPNRLEEGDKGFLADRTPVVNNLSFSASHITRIRKNLVVIYASVDNLLNTQNVFTYRFTADGKTRYAVGPQSYRSFFVGGMVMLSKKAKVNVNEL; encoded by the coding sequence ATGAAACTCATTTACTTCCTCACCGTTTACCTGCTTTTAGTACTTACCGCAGCCGCCCAAATAAACCTTTCGGGCCGGATTACCGATGCGAAGGGTCACCCCTTGCCCGGTGCCAATGTGTTTCTGCGGGGCACCTACGACGGTGCCAATACCGACAGTGCCGGCACGTTTCGCTTTACAACCTCCCGAAAGGATACCGCTACCCTGCTGGTCTCCTACATCGGCTATGAATCATACGCAAAAAAGATACATACGAACACGACAGCCCCATTCATCATCCAGTTAACCGAAGCAGCCAATGAACTGAATACGGTTGTTATTACCGCCGGGTCGTTTGAAGCATCGGACGAGAAGCGCATGACCATGCTGAAGCCGATGGACATTGTCACGACAGCCGGTGCCAACGCCGATATTACAGCCGCTATGAACCTGCTGCCGGGCACGCAGCGGGTGGGTGAGCAAACCGGCCTGTTTGTACGGGGTGGCTCAGGCGAAGAAGCCAAAGTTGTGATCGACGGTATGATCGTGCAGAATCCGTATTTCAGTTCAATGCCCGATGTGCAGTCGCGCGGGCGGTTCCAGCCGTTTATGTTTAAAGGTACTTCGTTTAGCACGGGCGGTTACTCGGCTCAGTACGGGCAGGCCCTTTCGTCCGTTCTGTTGCTCAACACGACCGACAAAACCCAAAATGAGGGCGTCAGCCTGAGTCTGAATCTGGCTAATGCAGGCATTAGCTACGACCACGCCACCGATAAGTCGTCGATCTCGGCCACCGGCAGTTACGGCAATCTGAAACCGTTGTTCGCACTGGTCCATCAGAATATCGACTGGACACACGTACCTGAATTTGGTGGTTCCTCCCTTACGTATCGACTCCAGCCGTCAAAGACCGGGATGCTCAAATTCTACGGTATGTATTCAGACAGCAAGCTCGGCATGAACTTCGTCGACCCATCCAGCGAGACTGGCAAAACAGCGCTGCAACAGCATAATCGCAACTTTTTCACGACCAGCACGTATACCGACAGCTGGGCTGACGGACGATGGCTGCTGAACACCGGGCTGTCGTACAGCTACGATGCCGATGCGACAACGTACAGTGGCGTTGATTTTGGCCGTTCCAGCGAGCGGTGGCAGGGCCGGGCCGTTCTGACCCGACTGCTGCCTGCCAACAACTCGCTCCTGTTCGGTGCCGAAGCCCATGCCATTACGCTGAAGAATACTGTACAGGGCATCAACTATGCTCTGCATGACAACTACGGGGCTATATTTATTGAATCGCAAACCTATCTGGGTCGAAAGCTGGCCATTCAACTTGGTCTGCGAGGTGAGTATTCATCGGTACTGAGTCGGGCTAATCTGGCTCCCCGTCTGTCGATGGCTTATAAAACCGGGCTGTATAGCCAGGTTTCACTGGCTTACGGTCAGTTTTACCAGACACCCGATTACCGCTACCTGTATCTGAATAAATCACTGGATTTTGAACGGGCCGACCACCTGATTCTTAACTACCAGATCATTAAAAACAAACGCACCTTCCGGGCCGAAGCCTTCTACAAAAACTACGCACAGCTGGTACGGGAGTTCACCGGCCAGCCGGGAATGCCGCCCCAGTATGATGCCAACCCGTATCGTTTTCCCTGGGGTCGGACCAATAACGGCGGCAACGGCTACGCCCAGGGTTTTGATGTGTTCTGGCGCGACCAGAAAACGGTGAAAGGACTCGATTACTGGATTAGTTATAGTTACGTAGATACGAAGCGGCTCTTTAAGCAGTTTTTCGTTGCCGCCACGCCAACATTTATTTCGAACCATACTGTAAGCGTGATTACGAAACGGTATTTCGAGAAGATCAGTACGAACCTGGCCATGACGTACACCATCAGTAGCGGTCGCCCTTATTATAATCCTAACCGCCTGGAGGAAGGCGACAAGGGTTTTCTGGCCGACCGAACACCAGTTGTCAACAACCTCAGCTTTTCGGCCAGCCACATCACCCGCATCAGGAAAAATCTGGTGGTTATTTATGCCTCAGTAGACAACCTTCTGAATACGCAAAACGTGTTTACCTACCGATTTACCGCAGACGGCAAGACGCGCTACGCCGTTGGGCCACAGTCGTATCGGAGCTTCTTTGTTGGCGGCATGGTCATGCTCTCGAAGAAGGCCAAAGTGAATGTTAATGAATTATAA
- a CDS encoding cytidylate kinase (TIGRFAM: cytidylate kinase~PFAM: cytidylate kinase region~KEGG: bam:Bamb_0922 cytidylate kinase): MPKIVIAIDGYSSCGKSTTAKEVAARMGYGYIDTGAMYRAVSLFFIREHVSLSNTREVMAALDKIHITFNHNNRTGKNETCLNGLNVEEEIRKMYISNIVSEVSAIPEVRWAMVAQQQKMGRRRGVVMDGRDIGTKVFPDAEVKVFMTADTHTRAKRRQQELLAKGELVNLEDIIKNLEKRDLIDTTRSESPLVQAPDAELLDTSHMTIEEQVDWVIERADRRLAELHRKKVK; encoded by the coding sequence ATGCCGAAGATAGTCATCGCAATTGACGGTTATTCCAGCTGCGGGAAGAGTACAACCGCAAAGGAAGTAGCTGCCCGAATGGGGTATGGGTATATTGATACGGGGGCTATGTACCGGGCCGTCAGTCTTTTTTTTATTCGGGAGCATGTTTCTCTTTCCAATACAAGAGAAGTTATGGCTGCGCTCGACAAGATCCATATTACATTCAATCATAACAACCGCACGGGTAAGAACGAAACCTGCCTCAACGGATTGAATGTAGAGGAGGAGATCCGTAAAATGTACATTTCCAACATCGTTAGTGAAGTAAGCGCCATTCCCGAAGTGCGTTGGGCGATGGTGGCTCAACAACAGAAAATGGGCCGTCGGCGCGGGGTCGTAATGGATGGCCGCGATATTGGCACGAAGGTATTTCCAGATGCCGAAGTGAAAGTGTTCATGACCGCCGATACCCACACCCGGGCCAAGCGCCGACAGCAGGAACTGCTGGCGAAGGGTGAACTGGTGAATCTGGAAGATATTATTAAAAACCTCGAAAAACGCGACCTTATCGACACTACTCGTTCCGAAAGCCCGCTGGTACAGGCACCGGATGCCGAGCTACTCGATACGTCGCACATGACCATCGAAGAACAGGTCGATTGGGTAATCGAACGGGCCGACCGGCGGCTGGCCGAACTTCATCGTAAAAAAGTAAAGTAG
- a CDS encoding hypothetical protein (KEGG: hypothetical protein), translating into MRNQYILMLGLWLAGLSMATAQNYPSLERFGKNRVQYRSFEWKIIRTANFEIYYYQDGNQIANLTAQYAESEFDRITELLGYTPYNRVKIFLFNSPEEMAQSNIGLQGGLSSREQNLSKSRVELAFTGDQISFRQQIIRDISMLFVYDMLYGGSLKDALQSSLLLTLPDWFMPGIASYIAQGNSLELDDYMRDVSLNRPVKKPSLLSGADAERVGHSIWNYIVQRYGRDNVSNILNLTRIIRNEQNSISSTLGVPYNRFLREWREYYAGMANAVNQSYRASTDDFQIKVGSADDKSLLISLKLSPDKQFIAYSLLRDGKFSVEVVNTANRKRHTVLTGGYRLDGQINRTSTPLLAWQRDNNLLVVTDELGKTNLYQYSDFEKRPKRQFKRQVNGLSQVVWMNASEDGGSLIMSADRKGQNDLFLYSINRGSYQQLTNDLYDDLYPAFVGRTARQVVFSSNRRQDTLGVDKGSYRTIRDQLSLFSHEGSARDLSLVRLTDSLGQATQPIPAGETTVYFLNDVSGIRNLYRLETESKNVSQLTAFPESIRLYDLKPGNGGFVYSSLKNGDEYIGFRSQFNLSQTAQAPPTQRSVAINRLAASSTPRAAQAKTDTASVPRRTAPDSSTAGRVAPGALAYTPKLALEPGEVDTDNYQFDPEVVKAAEFRQRRSVAGVSPGLTTAPPRNRRRENITIRGPFDYKATFGVNEAPSNWRVDPIKGFGYAQEVTLTDLLENHVLRAGGFISLTNTLRNSDLFAEYTNLTHLIDFGARVDRQTLFVDGSGILQKYRYNRVALSASYPISVNSRFTVSPFYAITRLIDLSSFAEPDRVSDYAGLRGEFVFDNTNVNGMNMIVGTKAKLRYEEYAGLRGKSEGFRRLSLDLRHYQRLHRDLILATRFAFSQSGGAAPKKSTLGGMENWVGGQKELIASNPLLVPNATQNEIPYDYRDVFFLDFAAPLRGFNQGKLTGNSYMLFNAELRLPLVRYLYRGNITSNFLRNLQLVAFTDIGTAWTGSGPFSQQNSLNTEVVGGGNIPFRATVTNFKNPFLIGYGAGVRTMIFGYFVKFDYAWGLEDKTVGKPIPYLTLGYDF; encoded by the coding sequence ATGCGAAATCAATACATACTGATGTTAGGCTTGTGGCTGGCTGGATTGAGCATGGCTACGGCACAAAACTATCCGTCGCTGGAGCGATTTGGGAAAAATCGTGTGCAGTACCGGAGCTTCGAATGGAAAATTATCCGAACTGCCAACTTTGAAATCTATTATTATCAGGATGGCAACCAGATTGCTAACCTGACGGCGCAGTATGCCGAGTCGGAGTTTGACCGCATAACGGAGTTGCTTGGCTATACCCCTTACAATCGGGTCAAAATATTCCTCTTCAACTCGCCAGAGGAGATGGCGCAGAGTAATATCGGCCTTCAGGGAGGGCTGAGCAGCCGCGAACAAAACCTGTCCAAATCCCGCGTTGAACTGGCCTTTACCGGCGATCAGATCAGTTTTCGGCAGCAGATTATCCGCGACATCTCCATGCTTTTCGTGTACGACATGTTGTATGGCGGCAGTCTGAAAGACGCTTTGCAAAGTTCACTCCTGCTGACCCTTCCCGACTGGTTCATGCCCGGCATCGCGTCGTACATCGCTCAGGGAAATAGTCTCGAACTGGACGATTACATGCGGGATGTATCCCTGAACCGGCCGGTTAAAAAACCGTCGCTGCTGTCTGGAGCGGATGCCGAACGGGTTGGGCATTCCATCTGGAATTACATCGTTCAGCGGTACGGGCGCGATAATGTCTCCAATATTCTGAACCTCACCCGGATTATCCGCAATGAGCAGAATAGCATTTCGAGTACGCTCGGCGTACCCTATAACCGCTTTCTGCGCGAATGGCGTGAATATTATGCCGGTATGGCCAATGCTGTAAATCAGTCGTATCGAGCCAGTACAGACGATTTTCAGATTAAAGTAGGTTCGGCAGACGATAAGTCGTTGTTGATCAGCCTGAAGCTTAGTCCTGATAAACAGTTTATTGCTTACTCGCTTCTGCGCGACGGGAAGTTTAGCGTAGAGGTCGTTAACACGGCCAATCGGAAACGGCATACCGTACTGACGGGCGGCTATCGGTTGGATGGGCAAATTAACCGAACCAGCACCCCCTTACTGGCGTGGCAGCGGGATAACAATCTGCTTGTCGTGACCGATGAACTGGGAAAAACAAATCTGTATCAGTACAGCGATTTCGAAAAGCGGCCCAAACGGCAATTTAAACGGCAGGTGAATGGATTGTCGCAGGTTGTCTGGATGAATGCTTCCGAAGATGGCGGCAGCCTGATTATGAGTGCCGACCGAAAAGGGCAGAACGACCTCTTCCTGTACAGCATCAACCGGGGTTCCTACCAGCAATTGACCAACGATCTGTACGACGATCTGTATCCAGCTTTTGTAGGCCGTACTGCCCGACAGGTAGTTTTCAGCTCAAACCGCCGACAGGATACGCTGGGCGTTGACAAAGGGTCTTACCGAACCATACGCGACCAGTTGAGCCTGTTCTCTCATGAGGGAAGTGCCCGTGATCTGTCACTTGTGCGATTGACGGATTCGCTGGGTCAGGCCACGCAGCCCATTCCTGCCGGTGAAACAACCGTTTATTTTTTGAACGACGTCAGCGGTATTCGAAATTTATACCGGCTCGAAACCGAATCGAAAAATGTCAGCCAGTTAACGGCTTTTCCAGAAAGTATTCGGCTGTATGACCTTAAGCCGGGAAATGGCGGGTTTGTCTATAGTAGTCTTAAAAACGGTGACGAGTATATAGGATTCCGTTCGCAGTTCAATCTGTCGCAAACGGCACAGGCGCCCCCTACCCAGCGAAGTGTAGCCATCAATCGGTTAGCTGCTTCAAGCACACCCAGAGCTGCTCAGGCTAAAACCGATACAGCCTCCGTACCAAGACGAACTGCGCCCGACTCAAGTACGGCGGGCCGCGTAGCGCCGGGTGCTCTGGCGTACACGCCTAAACTGGCGCTCGAACCCGGCGAAGTAGACACGGACAACTATCAGTTTGATCCCGAAGTAGTTAAAGCCGCTGAGTTTCGGCAGCGCCGTTCAGTTGCGGGGGTATCGCCCGGTTTAACTACGGCTCCCCCCCGGAACCGACGTCGCGAGAACATCACGATCCGTGGACCGTTCGACTATAAAGCAACATTCGGCGTAAACGAAGCACCGTCTAACTGGCGCGTAGACCCTATAAAAGGGTTCGGATACGCACAGGAAGTAACACTGACCGACTTGCTGGAGAACCACGTACTGCGTGCGGGTGGATTTATCAGTCTAACCAACACCCTACGGAATAGCGATTTGTTTGCGGAGTACACGAACCTCACCCATCTTATTGATTTCGGAGCCAGAGTCGACCGCCAGACCCTATTTGTAGATGGATCGGGAATTCTTCAAAAATATCGATACAATAGGGTTGCCTTATCGGCTTCTTATCCTATCTCAGTCAATAGCCGGTTTACTGTATCACCATTTTATGCCATTACCCGGTTAATTGACCTGTCTTCCTTCGCCGAACCAGACCGCGTATCCGATTATGCCGGCTTACGGGGTGAATTTGTATTCGACAATACAAACGTAAACGGGATGAACATGATCGTGGGTACAAAGGCTAAACTTCGGTATGAAGAATATGCCGGGCTGCGGGGTAAATCAGAAGGGTTCCGACGGCTCTCGCTGGATTTACGCCACTACCAGCGCCTGCACCGCGACTTAATCCTGGCTACTCGTTTTGCCTTTAGTCAGTCGGGTGGGGCCGCCCCGAAGAAAAGTACACTCGGCGGCATGGAGAACTGGGTTGGCGGTCAGAAAGAGCTAATTGCGTCAAACCCGCTGCTGGTTCCGAATGCTACGCAAAACGAAATTCCGTACGATTATCGGGACGTTTTCTTCCTGGATTTTGCGGCTCCTCTACGTGGGTTTAATCAGGGTAAACTGACGGGCAACAGTTATATGCTGTTCAACGCCGAACTTCGTTTGCCGTTGGTTCGCTATTTATACAGAGGCAATATCACGTCTAACTTCCTCCGGAATTTACAACTGGTAGCCTTTACGGATATTGGCACGGCCTGGACCGGAAGTGGTCCATTCAGCCAGCAGAATAGCCTTAATACGGAGGTCGTTGGTGGCGGGAACATACCATTCAGAGCGACAGTTACAAACTTTAAGAATCCGTTTCTTATTGGCTATGGAGCCGGTGTTCGGACTATGATTTTCGGCTACTTTGTGAAGTTTGACTACGCCTGGGGTCTTGAAGATAAAACGGTGGGCAAGCCGATACCTTACCTGACACTCGGTTACGATTTTTAA
- a CDS encoding signal transduction histidine kinase, LytS (PFAM: histidine kinase internal region; pentapeptide repeat protein; ATP-binding region ATPase domain protein~KEGG: asa:ASA_1693 two-component system sensor histidine kinase) — protein sequence MTREQLIGTIGKNGKRIQLRGTDLAAFDFSGLDLTGADLSFSNLGKANFRGAILRQANLSFANLSGADFTDADLYEANFNFSSLENVDLNGANVEGASFNFSGRSKYRPVDTTRSEPITLTNILQKPGWGTLIGAFLGALLVYGCNAIIYFSNLILKAEDPLMVGLYQFLIVQNMVDGATCFLLTWALSGWLSRQFKHIWQRHIVVSLAVTVSFFIINTALYWTIGQPYLRELADRPGGIEKTAAWYVYVLGDLLIANIFLYGLQQGRQLTRKLSEQEFQLLNMEKLKTRAELDALQAKINPHFLYNALNSIASLVHENPDKAEEMTLLLSKLFRYSTGRNGELFASLADELEMVRTYLQVEQVRFGNRLTFSVEISNPALNELQLPQFLLQPIVENAIKHGIAKRADLGRIDVRIYEKSDELHLCVHDNGPAFPDDMGGGYGLRSIQDKLKLLYGDDARVEFQNWPLKQVLISILMSKIRAVNLVSAPNA from the coding sequence ATGACCCGCGAGCAACTTATCGGTACAATTGGCAAAAATGGTAAACGCATTCAACTGCGGGGTACTGATTTAGCTGCCTTCGACTTCAGCGGTCTCGACCTGACGGGGGCCGACTTAAGTTTTTCAAACCTCGGAAAGGCGAATTTCCGGGGAGCCATTTTACGACAGGCTAATCTGAGCTTTGCCAACCTGAGCGGAGCCGATTTTACCGATGCGGATCTTTACGAAGCCAACTTCAACTTCAGTTCGCTGGAGAATGTCGATTTGAACGGAGCCAATGTTGAAGGGGCTTCCTTTAACTTTTCCGGTCGAAGTAAGTATCGGCCCGTCGATACTACCCGAAGCGAACCCATCACACTCACGAATATTCTGCAAAAACCTGGCTGGGGTACACTGATTGGTGCCTTTCTTGGAGCTTTGCTCGTATATGGGTGTAACGCCATTATCTATTTCTCCAATTTGATTCTGAAGGCCGAAGATCCCCTCATGGTGGGCCTATATCAGTTTCTTATTGTACAGAACATGGTCGATGGGGCGACTTGTTTCCTGTTGACATGGGCGCTGTCGGGCTGGCTTAGCCGCCAGTTTAAGCACATATGGCAGCGCCATATAGTTGTTAGCCTGGCCGTTACAGTTAGTTTTTTCATTATCAATACAGCCCTGTACTGGACCATTGGCCAACCTTACTTAAGGGAATTGGCCGATCGGCCGGGAGGCATTGAGAAAACGGCGGCCTGGTATGTTTACGTCCTGGGCGACCTTCTGATTGCCAATATATTCCTTTACGGGCTTCAGCAGGGACGGCAGCTGACCCGAAAACTATCGGAGCAGGAGTTTCAATTGCTCAACATGGAGAAGCTGAAAACCCGCGCTGAGCTGGATGCGCTTCAGGCAAAAATCAATCCGCATTTTCTATATAACGCCCTGAACAGCATTGCCAGCCTTGTTCACGAAAACCCCGACAAAGCGGAGGAAATGACGCTGCTTCTCTCCAAGCTTTTCCGGTATTCGACCGGTCGTAATGGCGAGTTGTTCGCGAGTCTGGCCGACGAGCTGGAGATGGTGCGAACGTATTTGCAGGTTGAGCAGGTGCGGTTTGGCAATCGGCTTACCTTCAGCGTAGAAATCAGTAATCCGGCACTCAATGAACTACAACTTCCCCAATTTCTGCTACAGCCCATTGTCGAAAACGCCATCAAACACGGCATTGCCAAACGCGCCGATCTGGGCCGAATCGACGTCCGTATTTACGAGAAGTCGGACGAGTTACACCTGTGTGTACACGACAATGGCCCGGCTTTCCCCGACGATATGGGCGGAGGCTATGGCCTGCGGAGTATTCAGGACAAGCTTAAGTTACTCTACGGCGACGATGCCCGGGTGGAGTTCCAGAACTGGCCACTCAAGCAGGTGTTAATCTCTATACTAATGTCTAAAATTCGGGCTGTCAACCTAGTTTCTGCACCCAACGCTTAA
- a CDS encoding hypothetical protein (KEGG: swp:swp_0313 TPR repeat protein) — MKTILILIITALATQSTVWAQSDQYKQAMKQAITTMQSRNEQSPIADMLTSANQFERIASAEPKEWLPRYYAGLNYVYLGFMGKDEAAKDKYLDQADVNLKAAESIAPDNDELAVLKAYIAQARMVVDPMNRWQQYGPLFQAGIEKAKSLNPNNPRPYALEGSSLMYTPDQFGGGPTTACPVLKQAVEKFATFKPTSDLSPLWGQKQIEPLLAKCK, encoded by the coding sequence ATGAAAACCATCCTTATTCTCATCATCACAGCTCTGGCCACTCAAAGCACCGTTTGGGCGCAGTCAGACCAGTATAAACAAGCTATGAAACAAGCCATCACCACCATGCAGAGCCGTAATGAGCAATCGCCCATTGCCGATATGCTGACATCGGCCAACCAGTTTGAGCGCATAGCCAGTGCCGAACCCAAAGAATGGCTACCCCGCTACTATGCTGGTCTTAACTACGTTTACCTTGGATTTATGGGTAAAGACGAAGCCGCCAAAGACAAATACCTTGATCAGGCCGATGTGAACCTGAAAGCCGCCGAGAGTATTGCCCCCGACAACGATGAACTGGCCGTGTTAAAAGCCTACATCGCACAAGCCCGGATGGTCGTTGACCCCATGAATCGCTGGCAGCAGTACGGCCCCTTGTTTCAGGCGGGCATTGAGAAAGCGAAAAGTCTAAATCCCAACAATCCACGCCCCTACGCACTCGAAGGGTCTTCGCTGATGTACACGCCCGACCAGTTTGGCGGTGGACCCACTACCGCATGCCCGGTACTGAAACAGGCCGTTGAAAAATTCGCTACTTTTAAACCAACCAGCGACCTGTCACCTCTGTGGGGACAAAAACAGATCGAACCCCTGCTGGCAAAATGTAAATAA